One Defluviitoga tunisiensis genomic window carries:
- a CDS encoding carbohydrate kinase family protein — protein MYDLISFGEVLIDFISTDYVNTLKDASSFSKFLGGSPSNIAVNIAKQGFNTAIISRVGYDPFGDYIISQLKKYKVDTSTVIQDNLFQTDVVYVLKSILSPEFCAYRSASLHLDLPSNSSDMIKNTQAFHLSSWSISTDYNLKNAIYLLKNAKKNNVLTGFDPNYRKILWKTSLDIEDVLKIVLPYVDIIKPSLDDCYHLFSTTKKDEKYYIETFHSLGVKYVVLTLGEKGATVSDGSKMMHLDSLATNVVDTTGAGDAFWSGLYIGLIEGYDIFTASKLGNAFSAEKLKHVGAISEIGNYKELVNKYNIY, from the coding sequence ATGTACGATCTTATATCTTTTGGCGAGGTATTGATAGATTTTATATCTACCGACTACGTGAATACCTTAAAAGACGCAAGCTCGTTTAGCAAATTTTTAGGAGGTTCTCCTAGCAACATTGCAGTAAATATAGCCAAACAAGGTTTTAATACAGCTATTATTTCTAGAGTTGGGTATGATCCATTTGGTGATTATATAATTTCTCAATTAAAAAAATATAAAGTAGATACAAGTACAGTCATTCAGGATAATCTATTTCAAACTGATGTTGTTTATGTATTAAAATCAATATTATCTCCTGAATTTTGTGCATATAGATCTGCCTCATTACACTTAGATTTACCCAGTAACTCTTCAGATATGATTAAAAATACTCAAGCTTTTCACTTGTCTTCATGGTCAATTTCAACTGATTACAACTTAAAAAATGCTATATATCTATTGAAAAATGCAAAAAAGAACAATGTTTTAACTGGTTTTGATCCAAACTACAGAAAAATATTGTGGAAAACTTCTTTAGACATAGAAGATGTCCTTAAAATAGTACTTCCTTATGTAGACATAATAAAACCATCTTTAGATGATTGTTATCATCTTTTTTCTACTACAAAAAAAGATGAAAAATATTATATAGAAACCTTTCATAGTCTAGGTGTTAAATATGTTGTATTGACCTTGGGAGAAAAAGGAGCCACTGTATCTGACGGTTCAAAAATGATGCATCTAGACTCTTTAGCTACTAATGTAGTAGATACAACTGGGGCAGGAGATGCTTTTTGGTCAGGATTATACATAGGATTAATCGAAGGCTATGATATCTTTACTGCGTCAAAACTTGGAAATGCTTTTTCTGCC
- a CDS encoding ABC transporter substrate-binding protein: MKKVFALLVILVLAFSAFSVTITMTAGAVGTELETLYKQIDMFMQENPDITVQVMPMPNSSTDRHDLYVTYLASGVPDPDVLMLDVIWPAEFAPFLVDLTDDYNYFELDEFFPGTVDSNTVDGRLVSVPWFTDAGILYYRKDLLQKYGYDVPKTWDELFNIAKDISAKEGINGFVWQGARYEGLTCDVMEFVHSFGGEIIESGDVVVDDPRYFDKNVAAIAFMKKLVDDGVTPKGVTTYMEEEARRVFQNGDAVFMRNWPYAWSLANAPDSPVAGKVGITVLPKGPEPDGRNSATLGGWNLGINRNSSKAEIEAAKKLIKFLTSHEQQVFKAVHAGQTPTRISAYNDPRTLEANDFYAEILDVFLSAEPRPISPIYNEISYEIQVAVHSVLTGQAQPKAAVESLAKNLKSLVY; the protein is encoded by the coding sequence ATGAAGAAAGTATTTGCCTTACTTGTGATTCTAGTACTAGCTTTTTCAGCATTTTCTGTAACTATCACCATGACTGCCGGAGCTGTTGGAACAGAATTAGAAACTCTCTACAAACAGATTGATATGTTTATGCAAGAAAATCCAGATATTACTGTTCAAGTAATGCCTATGCCGAACAGTTCAACTGATAGGCATGATTTATATGTAACATATTTGGCTTCTGGTGTACCTGATCCAGATGTTTTAATGTTAGATGTTATTTGGCCAGCTGAGTTTGCTCCATTTTTGGTAGATCTAACAGATGATTATAATTATTTTGAATTAGACGAGTTTTTCCCTGGTACCGTTGATTCAAATACAGTTGATGGAAGATTAGTATCTGTTCCTTGGTTTACAGATGCAGGTATTTTGTACTATAGAAAAGATTTATTACAAAAATACGGATACGATGTTCCAAAAACATGGGACGAACTATTTAATATTGCAAAAGATATCTCTGCAAAAGAAGGAATTAATGGATTTGTATGGCAAGGTGCAAGATATGAAGGTTTAACCTGTGATGTTATGGAATTTGTTCACAGTTTTGGTGGAGAAATAATTGAAAGTGGAGATGTAGTAGTAGATGATCCAAGATATTTTGATAAAAATGTCGCTGCTATTGCCTTCATGAAAAAATTAGTAGATGATGGAGTAACCCCAAAGGGTGTTACAACATATATGGAAGAAGAAGCAAGAAGAGTTTTCCAAAATGGCGATGCCGTATTTATGAGAAATTGGCCTTACGCATGGTCATTAGCTAATGCACCTGATTCCCCAGTTGCGGGTAAAGTTGGAATTACTGTATTACCAAAAGGTCCAGAACCTGATGGAAGAAATTCTGCTACTCTAGGTGGATGGAATTTGGGTATCAATAGAAATTCTTCAAAGGCTGAAATAGAGGCTGCTAAGAAGTTAATAAAGTTCTTGACAAGCCATGAACAGCAAGTTTTCAAAGCAGTTCACGCTGGACAAACCCCAACAAGAATTTCTGCATACAACGATCCCAGAACGCTTGAAGCTAATGATTTCTATGCTGAAATTTTAGATGTTTTCTTGAGTGCAGAACCAAGACCAATTTCACCTATCTACAATGAAATTTCTTATGAAATTCAAGTTGCTGTCCATTCTGTATTAACCGGACAAGCTCAACCAAAAGCAGCTGTTGAAAGTTTAGCAAAGAATCTAAAAAGTTTAGTTTACTGA
- a CDS encoding carbohydrate ABC transporter permease — MNVKGKYKRQDMNLAFWLILPTLLAIGITAFYPLGQTIYDSFFKWSLRPGFQREFVGFQNYINLFKDQRFLSALWNTIYFTIFSVLIEFILGLATALVLNADFKLRGLVRAAVLIPWAIPTAVSSQMWKWMYNDQYGVISLMLYNIGLLEPGTPILGTPGLAMAAIIAVDVWKTTPFVALLLLAGLQTISTELYEAARIDGAGLWKQFTSITLPILRPTIGVTLIFRTLDALRVFDVVYIMTQGAVGTETLAVYNRSLLMDNIFSPRGLFGYGSALSVVIFLIIGVFTIIYMRSLNIKLD; from the coding sequence ATGAATGTGAAAGGGAAGTATAAGAGACAAGACATGAACCTTGCTTTTTGGCTTATCTTACCTACTCTACTCGCTATAGGTATAACCGCATTTTATCCCTTAGGTCAAACTATTTATGATAGCTTTTTCAAATGGTCTTTAAGGCCCGGTTTTCAAAGAGAATTTGTTGGATTTCAAAATTATATTAATTTATTTAAAGACCAACGTTTTTTATCAGCTTTATGGAATACAATATACTTTACAATATTTTCAGTACTAATAGAGTTTATACTAGGATTGGCAACTGCGTTAGTTTTAAATGCTGATTTTAAACTCAGAGGATTGGTAAGGGCTGCTGTGCTAATTCCTTGGGCTATACCAACAGCAGTATCTTCGCAGATGTGGAAATGGATGTATAACGATCAATATGGCGTTATTAGTTTAATGTTGTATAACATAGGTCTTCTTGAACCAGGTACTCCCATTTTAGGAACCCCAGGACTTGCTATGGCTGCTATTATTGCTGTTGATGTCTGGAAAACCACCCCTTTTGTGGCACTTTTACTACTAGCAGGGCTTCAAACAATATCAACTGAACTATACGAAGCTGCTCGAATAGATGGGGCAGGTTTATGGAAACAATTTACTTCAATTACGCTACCCATTTTAAGACCAACAATAGGTGTTACTTTGATATTTAGAACATTAGATGCCTTGAGAGTTTTTGACGTTGTCTACATAATGACACAAGGAGCCGTAGGAACCGAAACTCTAGCCGTGTATAACAGATCTCTTCTTATGGATAATATATTCTCGCCTAGAGGTTTATTTGGCTATGGATCTGCTTTATCTGTGGTTATTTTCTTGATAATCGGCGTATTTACTATTATTTATATGCGCTCTTTGAACATCAAATTGGATTGA